In the Gloeocapsa sp. PCC 73106 genome, one interval contains:
- a CDS encoding formylglycine-generating enzyme family protein produces MFRLKINPFNYKKLTRSQFLRWGLLQTIALIKIAKLVTFEVIKVDERGKIVKRNFKQALSTTYILRNDVEIEFIYIPGGSFLRGSPLQEKYRDSDESPQHLVKIAPFWMSKYPITQAQYRAITGVNPSGFSGHNHPVERVSWYDALRFCAIASQKLRKTVKLPSEAQWEYACRAGNQTTFSFGDTLTANLANYRATATYAQESPGIFRAQTTEVGIFPPNAFGIHDLHGNVWEWCADTYQDNYQQAPTDDRSWVIEDNDHLHVLRGGSWFVDPRNCRSAVRVWDFNSVILHDVGFRVIISR; encoded by the coding sequence ATGTTTAGATTAAAAATTAATCCGTTTAATTACAAAAAGCTTACTCGTTCTCAATTCTTAAGGTGGGGATTGTTACAGACTATTGCTTTAATAAAAATAGCTAAACTAGTTACTTTTGAAGTAATAAAAGTAGATGAACGGGGAAAGATAGTCAAGCGTAATTTTAAACAAGCTCTTTCTACCACTTATATCTTAAGGAATGACGTTGAGATTGAATTTATTTATATTCCTGGGGGAAGCTTTCTACGAGGATCGCCACTTCAGGAAAAATATCGCGATAGTGATGAAAGTCCTCAACACCTAGTTAAAATAGCCCCTTTTTGGATGAGTAAATACCCCATCACTCAAGCTCAATATCGCGCAATTACGGGAGTTAATCCCTCCGGTTTTTCAGGTCACAATCATCCCGTAGAGAGGGTAAGTTGGTACGATGCTTTACGGTTTTGTGCGATCGCTTCTCAAAAACTAAGGAAAACGGTCAAACTCCCCTCGGAAGCACAATGGGAATACGCCTGTCGCGCTGGGAACCAGACTACTTTTAGCTTTGGGGATACTCTCACCGCTAATTTAGCCAACTATCGCGCTACCGCAACCTATGCTCAAGAGTCTCCCGGTATTTTTAGAGCACAAACCACAGAAGTGGGTATTTTTCCCCCTAATGCTTTTGGAATCCACGATCTCCATGGTAATGTTTGGGAATGGTGTGCAGATACCTATCAAGACAATTATCAACAAGCTCCCACCGATGACCGTTCTTGGGTAATTGAAGACAATGATCACTTACACGTGTTGCGCGGTGGTTCTTGGTTCGTCGATCCCAGAAACTGTCGTAGCGCCGTTAGGGTTTGGGATTTTAACTCCGTTATTCTACACGATGTCGGTTTCCGCGTCATTATCTCAAGGTAA
- a CDS encoding SMP-30/gluconolactonase/LRE family protein — translation MNYYYQLTLSATNQDLEEIMFTESQINKIAGGFKFTEGIVWHPDGYLLFSDIPANTIYKLQPEQQPEIFRKPSGNANGNTFDKIGSLITAEHGNRRISRTDKNGNIITLVDKYQEKKLNSPNDLVVKSDGSIYFTDPPYGIKSEQEELGFYGVYRLESDGNLTLLSDDFIRPNGIVFSPDETKLYVSDSQKGHIRVFDVNADGLLENGIVFATLEPPSKKGAADGMKVDIKGNIYCTGPRGIWVFSPSSDLLGIIEIPEPPANLAWGDQDYQTLYITAKTSIYSIRSKIPGVV, via the coding sequence TTGAACTATTATTATCAATTAACCTTATCAGCAACTAATCAGGATTTAGAAGAAATTATGTTTACTGAAAGTCAAATTAACAAGATAGCAGGAGGATTTAAATTTACAGAAGGTATAGTGTGGCATCCCGATGGCTATCTACTATTTAGTGATATTCCAGCTAATACTATATATAAATTGCAACCAGAACAACAGCCAGAAATTTTCCGTAAACCATCAGGTAATGCTAATGGCAATACTTTCGATAAAATAGGAAGTTTAATAACTGCTGAACATGGCAATCGCCGTATCTCCCGTACAGATAAAAATGGAAATATTATCACTTTAGTGGATAAATATCAAGAGAAAAAGTTAAATAGTCCTAATGATTTAGTAGTCAAGTCAGATGGTAGTATTTACTTTACCGATCCTCCCTATGGTATCAAATCAGAACAAGAAGAACTAGGATTTTATGGAGTTTATCGACTAGAATCAGATGGAAATCTTACTCTGCTAAGTGATGATTTTATTCGCCCCAATGGTATAGTTTTTTCTCCCGATGAAACCAAACTGTATGTCAGTGATTCCCAAAAAGGTCATATTAGAGTTTTTGATGTTAATGCAGATGGCTTATTAGAAAATGGTATAGTTTTTGCTACACTAGAACCGCCCAGTAAAAAGGGTGCGGCCGATGGGATGAAAGTAGATATAAAAGGCAATATCTATTGTACTGGACCTAGAGGAATTTGGGTTTTCTCACCCTCAAGTGATTTACTTGGTATTATTGAAATACCCGAACCTCCTGCTAATTTAGCTTGGGGTGATCAGGATTATCAAACCCTTTATATAACTGCTAAAACAAGTATATATAGTATACGTTCTAAGATTCCCGGTGTTGTTTAG
- the ruvB gene encoding Holliday junction branch migration DNA helicase RuvB, with product MAIKRTSSENLTTPQAILEETIAKEEKIRPARLEDYVGQTELKQVLKIAIQAAQNRGESLDHLLLYGPPGLGKTTISLILATEMGVRCKITAAPALERPRDIIGLLVNLQPHDLLFIDEIHRLNRTSEELLYPAMEDYRLDLTIGKGQSARSRSLPLAPFTLVGATTKIGSLTSPLRDRFGLVQRLRYYSPEELELILSRSAGILGVSLSQPGAQAIASRSRGTPRIANRLLRRVRDYIQVKGEPEITQVLAEEALDLFEIDTKGLDWTDRLLLTTIIEQFQGGPVGIETIAAAAGEDSKTIEEVYEPYLLQIGYLQRTARGRVASISAYQHLGYLP from the coding sequence ATGGCGATTAAGAGAACTTCTTCAGAAAACTTAACTACTCCTCAAGCGATTTTGGAAGAAACAATAGCAAAGGAAGAAAAAATTAGACCCGCAAGATTAGAGGATTACGTGGGTCAAACGGAACTTAAACAAGTACTGAAAATCGCTATTCAAGCGGCTCAAAATCGGGGAGAATCACTAGATCATCTGCTTTTATACGGTCCTCCAGGTTTGGGAAAGACGACCATTTCTTTAATCTTGGCGACGGAAATGGGGGTAAGGTGTAAAATTACTGCAGCACCAGCTTTAGAACGTCCTAGGGATATCATCGGATTGTTAGTTAATCTGCAACCCCACGATTTACTGTTTATTGACGAGATTCATCGCCTTAATCGCACTAGCGAGGAATTACTCTACCCTGCGATGGAGGATTATCGACTCGATTTAACGATAGGAAAAGGTCAAAGTGCTAGAAGTCGGAGTCTTCCTTTAGCACCTTTTACTCTGGTGGGTGCAACGACTAAAATCGGTTCTCTCACTTCACCCCTGCGCGATCGCTTTGGTTTGGTTCAACGTTTACGCTATTATTCTCCTGAGGAGTTAGAGCTAATTCTGTCTCGCAGCGCGGGTATTTTGGGCGTTTCCCTGAGTCAACCTGGCGCTCAAGCTATAGCTTCGCGTTCTCGTGGTACTCCTCGTATCGCTAATCGCTTACTCAGAAGGGTTAGAGATTATATTCAAGTTAAGGGAGAACCAGAAATTACTCAGGTTTTGGCGGAGGAAGCGTTAGATTTATTTGAAATCGACACTAAGGGTTTAGACTGGACTGATAGACTGTTACTGACAACGATTATTGAACAGTTCCAAGGTGGTCCGGTGGGTATAGAAACGATCGCAGCAGCAGCGGGAGAAGACTCTAAAACCATCGAGGAAGTCTATGAACCCTACTTACTACAAATAGGCTATTTACAACGAACAGCGCGAGGAAGAGTAGCGAGTATAAGCGCTTATCAACACCTGGGTTATTTACCCTGA